The following are encoded together in the Juglans microcarpa x Juglans regia isolate MS1-56 chromosome 2D, Jm3101_v1.0, whole genome shotgun sequence genome:
- the LOC121248911 gene encoding protein PHOX1-like: MGKHSGKKKKQLGETSSDTSPKQNKIGESSSKGYDKDTAIFISMSQELKEEGNKLFQKRDHEGAMLKYEKALKLLPRNHIDVSYLRSNMAACYMQMGLSEYPRAIHECNLALEVTPRYSKALLKRARCYEALNRLDLALRDVSTVLNVEPNNLMAFEIAERVKQALEKRGLKVNDTVIELPPDYVEPSFALPEPKVAKAKMRKKKSNKVEEKKAKVVSEKKVAEEKVEEKKAEVKVVVEEKIRSVKEEVPTKTVKLVFGEDIRWAQLPVNCSLLQLREVVHDRFPSSRAVLIKYRDQEGDLITITSNEELQWAETSAESQGFFRLYLVDVNPEQDPFFERLHEEVQKPSITHSNIAENGDAVKSKELKVSSCIEDWIIQFAQLFKNHVGFESDTYLDLHVVGLKLYSEAMEEAVTSEEAQHLFDMAGARFQEMAALALFNWGNVHMSRARKRVHVTEDASKEHILAQIKAAYDWAQKEYIKAGKRYEEALKIKPDFYEGFLALGQQQFELAKLHWYYAISCNVDLETCPSTEILQLYNNAEDNMEKGIQIWEELEERRQSELSEPKGAKTQFQKMGLDGLLKDISPQEAVEQAANIRSQINVLWGTMLYERSIVEFKLGLPVWHECLEVAMEKFELAGASPIDVAVMVKNHCSNDNALEGLGFKIDEIVQAWNEMYEAKQWQNEIPSFRLEPLFRRRVSKIYHALVHA, encoded by the exons ATGGGGAAGCAtagtggaaagaaaaagaaacagctAGGAGAAACGTCATCTGATACTAGtccaaagcaaaacaaaattggGGAGAGCAGTTCAAAAGGCTATGATAAGGATACAGCCATTTTTATTTCAATGTCTCAAGAATTGAAGGAGGAGGGGAACAAGTTGTTTCAGAAGAGGGACCATGAAGGAGCTAtgttgaaatatgaaaaagctCTCAAATTGCTTCCGAGAAATCATATAGACGTTTCCTATCTTCGTAGTAACATGGCTGCTTGCTATATGCAGATGGGACTGAGTGAGTACCCTAGGGCAATCCATGAGTGCAACTTGGCACTTGAAGTTACGCCTAGGTACAGTAAGGCACTGTTGAAGAGGGCAAGGTGTTATGAGGCCTTGAACAGGCTGGATTTGGCTCTGAGAGATGTTAGTACTGTGTTGAACGTAGAGCCAAATAATCTCATGGCATTTGAGATTGCAGAAAGGGTTAAGCAGGCACTTGAGAAGAGAGGATTAAAGGTAAATGATACCGTAATTGAGTTGCCTCCAGATTATGTTGAACCTTCATTTGCCTTGCCAGAGCCAAAAGTAGCTAAAGCAAAGATGCGGAAGAAGAAGAGCAACAAAGTAGAGGAGAAGAAGGCTAAGGTTGTGAGTGAAAAGAAGGTGGCTGAGGAAAAGGTTGAGGAGAAGAAGGCTGAAGTTAAGGTGGTTGTAGAGGAGAAAATTCGTAGTGTAAAGGAAGAAGTGCCTACGAAAACTGTGAAATTAGTGTTTGGGGAGGACATAAGGTGGGCTCAGTTGCCAGTTAATTGTAGCCTTCTGCAACTGAGGGAGGTTGTCCATGATCGGTTTCCAAGCTCGAGAGCAGTTCTTATCAAATACAGGGACCAAGAAGGTGATTTGATTACAATTACTAGTAATGAAGAACTGCAGTGGGCTGAAACATCAGCAGAATCACAGGGTTTTTTCAGGCTGTACTTGGTAGACGTTAACCCTGAGCAAGACCCATTCTTTGAGAGACTGCATGAGGAGGTGCAGAAGCCTAGCATAACACATAGTAATATAGCTGAAAATGGTGACGCGGTGAAAAGCAAGGAATTAAAGGTGTCATCTTGCATTGAAGACTGGATAATCCAATTTGCACAGCTGTTCAAGAACCATGTTGGATTTGAATCTGACACATACTTGGATCTTCACGTAGTTGGGCTGAAGCTCTATTCTGAGGCCATGGAGGAGGCAGTTACAAGTGAAGAAGCACAACACCTTTTCGACATGGCAGGAGCAAGGTTCCAAGAGATGGCGGCTTTAGCATTGTTCAACTGGGGAAATGTACACATGTCAAGGGCAAGGAAGAGGGTGCATGTCACAGAAGATGCTTCAAAAGAACATATACTTGCACAGATCAAAGCTGCATATGATTGGgcacaaaaagaatatataaaagcaGGAAAGAGATATGAAGAAGCACTGAAAATCAAACCAGATTTCTATGAAGGCTTTCTAGCTCTTGGGCAGCAGCAGTTTGAGCTGGCAAAACTTCATTGGTATTATGCAATTAGTTGCAATGTTGATCTGGAAACATGCCCTTCTACAGAAATTCTACAGCTGTATAACAATGCTGAGGACAACATGGAGAAAGGTATACAGATCTGGGAAGAATTGGAAGAGCGACGCCAAAGTGAACTTTCAGAGCCTAAGGGTGCAAAAACTCAGTTCCagaaaatggggttggatggattACTTAAAGATATATCACCACAGGAAGCTGTGGAGCAGGCTGCAAATATAAGGTCTCAGATAAATGTCTTATGGGGCACCATGCTCTACGAGCGATCAATTGTGGAATTCAAATTAGGACTGCCAGTATGGCATGAGTGTTTGGAAGTTGCTATGGAGAAGTTTGAGCTTGCTGGAGCTTCTCCAATAGATGTAGCTGTCATGGTGAAGAACCACTGTTCAAATGATAATGCACTAGAAG GTCTAGGGTTCAAAATTGATGAGATAGTGCAGGCATGGAATGAGATGTACGAAGCTAAACAGTGGCAGAATGAAATTCCTTCATTTCGGCTGGAACCATTATTCCGACGGCgagtttcaaaaatttatcatGCCTTAGTGCATGCATGA
- the LOC121248913 gene encoding uncharacterized protein LOC121248913: protein MDWFSWLSKSGLEPSLIYEYGVAFARNELQLEDVNDFNHEFLQSMGISVAKHRLEILKLARKENRVGPGTLSGLILAINKTKKCLNKCINKLVFREDVSFKAGPEMIQYREHWRGRLLRRHKSEDVKEDDYKPALKKRSITLSGPLDGRVQEKVMVNTRSLKLSGPLDGRQQERIMYTARSPRLSGPLDRRVQEKMVYTAKSPRLPGPIDGWVPERSIITTKSPMLSGNVMEGRMQERLMVRSPGPLDGKASSPMVSSQYNQEKVDVDYDDHSLWAALFHDMKPT, encoded by the coding sequence ATGGACTGGTTCTCCTGGCTATCCAAGAGCGGCCTGGAGCCCTCCCTAATCTACGAATATGGCGTCGCTTTTGCTCGCAATGAGCTCCAACTAGAGGATGTAAATGACTTCAACCATGAGTTTCTTCAGAGCATGGGCATTTCAGTGGCCAAACACAGGCTGGAGATTCTCAAGCTTGCTAGGAAGGAGAATAGAGTAGGCCCAGGAACGCTTTCCGGGCTCATTCTGGCaatcaacaaaaccaagaaGTGCTTGAACAAGTGTATAAACAAGTTGGTTTTCCGGGAAGACGTGTCGTTTAAGGCGGGGCCGGAGATGATACAGTATCGAGAGCATTGGAGAGGACGGTTGTTAAGGAGGCACAAGAGTGAGGATGTCAAGGAAGATGATTATAAGCCAGCACTGAAAAAGAGGAGCATAACGCTATCAGGACCTCTGGATGGAAGGGTGCAAGAGAAGGTTATGGTTAATACCAGAAGCTTGAAATTATCAGGGCCTTTGGATGGGAGGCAGCAAGAGAGAATCATGTACACAGCTAGGAGCCCAAGATTATCAGGGCCTTTGGACAGAAGGGTGCAAGAGAAAATGGTGTATACTGCTAAGAGCCCAAGATTACCAGGGCCTATAGATGGATGGGTCCCAGAGAGATCAATAATTACAACTAAAAGTCCAATGCTATCTGGGAATGTAATGGAGGGAAGAATGCAGGAGAGGCTGATGGTCAGGAGTCCTGGTCCTCTGGATGGAAAGGCTTCAAGTCCAATGGTTTCCAGCCAATATAACCAAGAAAAGGTGGATGTTGATTATGATGATCATTCACTGTGGGCTGCATTGTTTCATGATATGAAACCCACTTGA